CAATGAATACCCCCGCAAATCCTAGGTTTATCATCTTAGGAGTCTGAGTTATAACCCCGATTATTACGATTATTCCACCAATTATTCCAGCCACGATTCCGGTTATTATTTGGATTCTCATCGCTCTCACAACCACCGTTAATTTTAATAAATCTTTTCTTTTTCTTAGCTGGGGAAAGAGCATGAAAAAAGTACTTCTCCTTGTGTTGATGTTTCTGATTCTTTCCCCAGTTGGGGCCGTTGAAAGGCAGCTTAGGTATGAAGATGTTAAATCGAACGATGAGGGGGTATATATATTCTTTTCTTCGTTGGCTAAGCTCTCAAATGAGGTGTTGGAATTAGTAGTTGAGGAAGGGAATGCAACTTCAAAGTTTGAACTGCTAGATACAATAGTTAATAAGACGCTTTGGGAGTTACCATATTATAGGAGTATAGGTGTTGGAGCAAGAATTGAGAAGTTCTTGAAGCCCTTCATAAAGATGAGAGACGGATTAAGGGATGTTAAAACAGGTCAAGCTGAGTTCTTTAGATGGTACAATGTTTTGAAAAAGAGTAGAAGTTTCTCCGCCTATTCTAAGGCAGCCTCTGCTTTGATTCTTATGAAAAATGGGAGAGATACTATAGTTGAGGCAAGTAAGGAGATAAAAAGTCTGAACTTTATTATGGAAAATGGTAGCGTGAAAAGAATTGATGTAAATTTTGAAGACAATATAGAGAGATTAGACAGGCTTATTGATTACTATTCAAGGCTTCTTGAGAGACTTAAGGTTCCAGAGGGTTTTTTTGTCAACGTTTCTAAGCTGAATCCCTATGCGACAGAGCCAGTTATAATATATGGAGCAGGAGAGGGGCTGAAAAATATAATCCTTTATGTTGGAAATGAAAGTTTTGATGTGGGATCTCCATTCTCGATAACTTATTCATTTCCTCGTCCGGGTGTTTACGAGGTTTATGCAACGGCAGTCAACGGTTCAAGGCTCGTAAAGTCAAACATCATTGTTGTAAACGTAACAAAGATGCCAACGAAGATTGTTGTTGAAAAAAGGGTTTATGGGTATGTTTCCACTCCTTTGGTTCTTTCTGGTTCTTTGGTTGATGCTCTCTCAAGGCCATTGGCGAATAGAACCCTCTTAGTAATTTCTTCGGGAGAGGAGACCTATGTTATTACAGATGTCAATGGTGTCTTTAGAAAGATTTACTCTCTGGATTCCCTCGGAACTATCAACGTTAGGATTCTTTTTGAAGGAGACGATGTCTATGAAAATTCATCGGCGAGCGTTACCCTTGTCTTTCTGAGATTACCAGTAACGTTGAAAATAGAGGGTGAGGAGAAGGCTAGAATTGGGAGTACTTACAGAGTTTATGGGGAAGCTTTGGGCCTTAGAAATGGTACCCTTTTAATTTATGTTGACAATAGGACTCATGGAAGTGTTAATGTTAGGAATTCTAAGTTCACATTCAACTTAACATTTGAGGTACCAGGTACTCACGAGATATTTGTTGCATTTCCTGGGGATAATACTCACGCTCCTGCAAAGTCTAATGTCTTGGTCGTTAAGGTGTATGTTCCCCCGTATGCGGAAGTTGCTGGTTTTATCTTACTTTTAATTCTAATGTATGCAGTTTTTAGAATAACCAAACGCAAAAGAAGTAAGAAAAAGATAACATTGCATGATATTATCGCGGGAGTTGAAGAAAGAGAGGAAGAGAAGAGAAGTGTAAGGGAGGCGTATAGGTGGCTTTATAAGAGACTTATTTCTCAATATGGCCTGAAGCCTTCGATAACCCCCAGGGAACTATACAGGTTTCTATCCAAGGAGAGATTTGCCCCATACCTAAGGAAAGTCACTGCTATACATGAGGTTCACGTGTACGGAATGAGACGATTACCCTCTAAGACAGTTAAGGACTTCTTTAGGAGTCTCTCTGTCCTCATAATTTCAAAGATCATAGGTGAGGAGTTATGAGAAGGGCCTTGTATATTACACTAATGATATTTGGAATTATGATAATTATAATGCCCATCTCCTTACCCGTATTCACAACGACATCCGATTTTAGCGTTTTCAATCCATCTTGGATTGGAGTCTCTCAGTTTGGTAAGATGCTCTTTGCTGGGGGGAAGGTTTACCCAGTATTAGTACCTTTTAATTCCTTCAACCTAAGGGAGAAGGAGGGAACTCTGATAATCATTGCCCCAGATCTCAGTTATTCTTCATTTGAAATTGAGGAAATTAAGGAGTTCGTTAGGGGGGGAAATACACTGATTCTTATGGATGACTTTGGAACGGGAAATGAAATCCTCGAGGGGCTAAACCTCAGCGTGAGGTTTTCTAGGAAAATGCCGGTTGATATCTTCTATATGAAGGACTATCACTTCCCCGTTGTCGTGAAGATAAATGATGAGAGGTTATCTGCTGGAGTTAGGGGTATACTTCTGAACGTTCCTTCCGTAATAGAATATCCCAATGGAACAGCATTAACTAGCTCTGTATCTATGCTGGGAAGAAACTTTAAGGAGTACCCAATTCTCGTGACGTTGAAGTATGGAAATGGTAATATCGTGTTATTCTCAGATCCAAGCGTCTTTACAAATGAGATGATAAAATACAACAGAAGGTTTGTTGAGAACTTCATAAAGGCATATGTTAAGTATCCCGTTTATATAGATGAGGCTCACCACTCAAACTTTAATCTTGTCCAGATGGGAACCGTAGTGATAAGGAGGAACGTTAACAAGATAACAATATTTTATATTATAGCTTCGATATCTTTTCTAGCCCTTTTCATAGAGTCTGGTTTGGCATATAAAATCCTTGCAAAAGCTTTATCACTGGTATTTGGATGGCTCTTTAAGAAGGAAAAGGAAGATATTAGGAGTATAGTTGGGAGACTTAAGAAGGAGGGCTATGACGAAAATGTGCTCCTTAGAATAATCAATGGAATAGAGAAAGCCAGAAGGTTGGGTGGTGGATATGGACGGAAAGAAGTTTCTTAATATGCTAAAGAGGGAAATTCATAAGGCCGTCGTTGGAAAGGATGATGTTATAGAACTCTTGGCGGTTGCTTTACTTGCTGAAGGTCACGTTATAATAGAGGGAATCCCTGGGGTAGCAAAGACAACAATAGCCAAGAGTTTTGCTCAAGTTCTGGGCCTTAAATTTTCTAGAATCCAACTAACTCCCGACTTACTACCAGCTGATATTCTTGGAACAGTATACTATGACCAAGTCGAAGGGGTTTGGAAGATCAAGAAGGGGCCAATATTTGCGAACATAGTTCTTGCCGATGAGATTAACAGAGCCCAGCCCAAGACCCAGTCCGCGCTATTAGAGGCAATGCAGGAGGTTCAGGTAACGATTGAGGGAAAGACATTTCAGCTCGAAAGGCCTTTCCTTGTAATAGCAACTAAGAATCCCTTAGAGTTTGAAGGTGTTTACAATCTTCCAGAGGCTCAGATAGATAGATTCCTTCTTGAGATAAAGATAGGGTATCCTAGTGAGGATGAGGAAATCGAGATGCTGAAGAGGAAGGATAGGGGAGAGTTCTCTGAAGTTAAGAGAATATTTTCCAGGGAGCAGATACTGGCACTAATAAAGAGTGTAAAAAAAGTTAAAACGAGTGAAGAAGTTATCAAGTATCTCCACTCCATAATAAAGGAGACGAGAATAGACGATAGGCTTTTAATAGGAGCTTCCCCGAGAGCAGCAGAACACCTCCTATATGCGGCAAAGGCAAAGGCCTTTCTTGAAGGTAGGGATTACGTCATTCCTGACGACGTAAAACAACTAGCAATCCCCGTTTTGGCTCATAGACTTATAGTTAAGCCCGAATATGAGGTGGAAGGTGTAAAGGGAGAGAGCGTTGTCAAGGATATCATTGAAAAAGTTGAGGTGCCGATATGAAAAGAGAGGACGTCCTCATTATCCTTGCAGTTATGGGGATAGTGCATGGCTTCCTCTCGGGTAGTGTGAGTGGGCCTATTTTTAGCATTGGAGTACTCTCATATTTGATGCTGGCTAGGAACAGTTTTCTTCCAGATTTAACGGTGAAAGTTGAAGGACATACTGAGATGGAAGAGGAGAAAGAGTACGAGTTTACACTTTTCTTAAAAAATAAGGGTTCTGCAGCTTTAGTAAAGCCTAGGGTAGAAGGGCCCCCTGAGCTAACAGTTAAAAAGCCTAGAGTTGTTCTTATCCCCCACAATGGAGAAAAGGTCGTTAGAATAAAAATTAAGCCCATAGCAAAAGGAGAGTACACTGTAAAGCTCTTTCTAGATGTGGAGGATATTTTTGGAATAAACTCAACTACGATACCCGTGAGTACGATGAAGCTAAGTGTTGTGCCTTCGGTAGATTCAATCAGAGAGGCTATGGAAAATGTAAGGAACATTAGGCTCAAAGAGGCCTATAAGAAATCTTTGTTTGGTCTTGAGAGCTTGGAATTTTATGGATTGAGAGAATATTTCCCTGGAGATGATGTAAGGAGAATTGACTGGAAGGCGAGTGCGAGGCTTAGGAAGCTTATAGTTAGGGAACTTCTCAAAGAGAGGGAGAGTGACGTTTATATAGTTTTAGACGAGAGTAGGGAAATGAGGAAAGCGAAGATAGATTACGTTTCAACACTTGCCCTTTATCTAGCTTCTATCCTCATAAAAAATGGATATAGCGTTGGTCTAATAAAATACTGGGAAGGCGGATACAAGATCATTAGCCCGGGGAAAGGTGGAGAACAACTTGAAAAAATTAGGAATTCTTTAAAGTTTAGAAGAGAGAGGGGAATGTTTTCTCTAAAGATGGATGTTAGTGGTTTCAGTGAGAAGGCTAGGAGATTCCTTAGTAAGATATTTCCGAAAAGAAAGGGAGTGTTTGAAGCCCTACTTTCCATAAGGACACCATCGTATCTTGTGATAATCTCCGATCTAACGAGTAACACGTCTATGCTATACTCCCTGGCCGTTATGCTCAAGAAAAA
This is a stretch of genomic DNA from Pyrococcus sp. ST04. It encodes these proteins:
- a CDS encoding DUF4350 domain-containing protein, producing MRRALYITLMIFGIMIIIMPISLPVFTTTSDFSVFNPSWIGVSQFGKMLFAGGKVYPVLVPFNSFNLREKEGTLIIIAPDLSYSSFEIEEIKEFVRGGNTLILMDDFGTGNEILEGLNLSVRFSRKMPVDIFYMKDYHFPVVVKINDERLSAGVRGILLNVPSVIEYPNGTALTSSVSMLGRNFKEYPILVTLKYGNGNIVLFSDPSVFTNEMIKYNRRFVENFIKAYVKYPVYIDEAHHSNFNLVQMGTVVIRRNVNKITIFYIIASISFLALFIESGLAYKILAKALSLVFGWLFKKEKEDIRSIVGRLKKEGYDENVLLRIINGIEKARRLGGGYGRKEVS
- a CDS encoding MoxR family ATPase produces the protein MDGKKFLNMLKREIHKAVVGKDDVIELLAVALLAEGHVIIEGIPGVAKTTIAKSFAQVLGLKFSRIQLTPDLLPADILGTVYYDQVEGVWKIKKGPIFANIVLADEINRAQPKTQSALLEAMQEVQVTIEGKTFQLERPFLVIATKNPLEFEGVYNLPEAQIDRFLLEIKIGYPSEDEEIEMLKRKDRGEFSEVKRIFSREQILALIKSVKKVKTSEEVIKYLHSIIKETRIDDRLLIGASPRAAEHLLYAAKAKAFLEGRDYVIPDDVKQLAIPVLAHRLIVKPEYEVEGVKGESVVKDIIEKVEVPI
- a CDS encoding DUF58 domain-containing protein, producing MKREDVLIILAVMGIVHGFLSGSVSGPIFSIGVLSYLMLARNSFLPDLTVKVEGHTEMEEEKEYEFTLFLKNKGSAALVKPRVEGPPELTVKKPRVVLIPHNGEKVVRIKIKPIAKGEYTVKLFLDVEDIFGINSTTIPVSTMKLSVVPSVDSIREAMENVRNIRLKEAYKKSLFGLESLEFYGLREYFPGDDVRRIDWKASARLRKLIVRELLKERESDVYIVLDESREMRKAKIDYVSTLALYLASILIKNGYSVGLIKYWEGGYKIISPGKGGEQLEKIRNSLKFRRERGMFSLKMDVSGFSEKARRFLSKIFPKRKGVFEALLSIRTPSYLVIISDLTSNTSMLYSLAVMLKKKHKIIILSPNPVLFYPHELDEGTLKFLYRKYKERESVLRKFSSVVPVIDLDPYDYEEVLRGLE